A genomic window from Prunus persica cultivar Lovell chromosome G2, Prunus_persica_NCBIv2, whole genome shotgun sequence includes:
- the LOC18780462 gene encoding L-ascorbate oxidase, translating to MMETLLINGRGQYNCSLAAHYSNSSSSQCSLRGSEQCAPPILHVLPNKIYRLRIASTTALASLNLAIGNHKMVVVEADGNYVQPFAVDDLDIYSGESYSVLITTDQDPSNNYWLSVGVRGREPKTQQGLTILNYHPNSASKLPASSPPVTPLWNDYNHSKSFTNKIFASMGSPKPPRNYDRRITLLNTH from the coding sequence ATGATGGAGACACTGCTGATCAACGGGAGGGGACAGTACAACTGCTCTCTGGCAGCGCACTATAGCAATTCCAGTTCAAGCCAGTGCAGTCTAAGAGGAAGCGAACAATGCGCACCCCCTATTCTCCATGTGCTTCCAAACAAGATCTATCGGCTCAGAATCGCCAGCACCACTGCCCTTGCTTCACTCAACTTGGCCATTGGGAATCACaaaatggtggtggtggaagcCGATGGAAACTATGTGCAGCCATTTGCGGTGGATGACTTGGACATCTACTCAGGCGAGAGCTACTCAGTGCTCATAACCACCGACCAAGACCCTTCCAACAACTACTGGCTCTCAGTTGGAGTGAGAGGAAGAGAACCCAAAACTCAACAAGGCCTCACAATCCTAAACTACCACCCAAATTCAGCATCAAAGCTTCCAGCTTCTTCCCCTCCTGTCACTCCTCTGTGGAACGATTACAACCACAGCAAGTCCTTCACCAACAAGATCTTCGCCTCAATGGGGTCCCCGAAGCCCCCGAGAAACTATGACCGTCGGATCACCCTCCTCAACACCCATTGA
- the LOC18781019 gene encoding probable pre-mRNA-splicing factor ATP-dependent RNA helicase DEAH5 yields the protein MAATDDGLKKLEYLSLVSKVCSELETHIGVGDKVLAEFITELGRKCETVDEFDTKLKKNGAEMPDYFVRTLLTIIHAILPPKPKPEKDSKKESASDGRKTKFKALAVADNKDRVKDIEKEIEMETKEKRNRREEQDEEREEDRRRGSDRYREGDRDRDRDRHRGGRDRDGRERRRERYDRDERRRDTHYNDDDDDRGRHTDRYNKHKRDRYEDDGDVKEDGDDRRGNRDRQNGQNHSDEPELYQVYKGRVSRVMDTGCFVQLNDLRGKEGLVHVSQMATRRISNAKDVVKRDQEVYVKVISISGQKLSLSMRDVDQHTGKDLLPLKKSSEDDALRTNPSFSKDGPVTRTGLSGIRIVEEDDVGPSRRPLKRMSSPEKWEAKQLIASGVLGVTEYPMYDEETDGMLYQEEGAEEELEIELNEDEPAFLNGQSRYSVDMSPVKIFKNPEGSLGRAAALQSALIKERREVREQQQRTMLDSIPKDLNRPWEDPMPETGERHLAQELRGVGLSAYDMPEWKKDAFGKTISFGQRSKLSIQEQRQSLPIYKLKKELIAAVHENQVLVVIGETGSGKTTQVTQYLAEAGYTTMGKIGCTQPRRVAAMSVAKRVAEEFGCRLGEEVGYAIRFEDCTGPDTVIKYMTDGMLLREILIDENLSQYSVVMLDEAHERTIHTDVLFGLLKKLVKRRPDLRLIVTSATLDAEKFSGYFFNCNIFTIPGRTFPVEILYTKQPESDYLDASLITVLQIHLTEPEGDILLFLTGQEEIDFACQSLYERMKGLGKNVPELIILPVYSALPSEMQSRIFDPAPPGKRKVVVATNIAEASLTIDGIFYVIDPGFAKQNVYNPKQGLDSLVITPISQASAKQRAGRAGRTGPGKCYRLYTESAYRNEMSPTSIPEIQRINLGTTTLTMKAMGINDLLSFDFMDPPSPQALISAMEQLYSLGALDEEGLLTKLGRKMAEFPLDPPLSKMLLASVDLGCSDEILTIIAMIQTGNIFYRPREKQAQADQKRAKFFQPEGDHLTLLAVYEAWKAKNFSGPWCFENFVQSRSLRRAQDVRKQLLSIMDKYKLDVVSAGKNFTKIRKAITAGFFFHGARKDPQEGYRTLVENQPVYIHPSSALFQRQPDWVIYHELVMTTKEYMREVTVVDPKWLVELAPRFFKVADPTKMSKRKRQERIEPLYDRYHEPNSWRLSKRRA from the exons ATGGCTGCCACTGACGATGGTTTGAAGAAGCTCGAGTACCTTTCCTTGGTTTCCAAGGTCTGTTCAGAGCTCGAAACCCATATAGGGGTTGGGGACAAAGTTCTGGCGGAGTTCATCACTGAGTTGGGACGAAAGTGCGAGACGGTGGACGAGTTTGACaccaaattaaagaaaaacgGTGCCGAGATGCCCGATTACTTTGTCCGTACACTCCTCACTATCATTCACGCTATTCTTCCACCAAAGCCAAAGCCTGAGAAGGACTCGAAGAAAGAGAGCGCTTCTGATGGTAGGAAGACCAAGTTTAAGGCTTTGGCAGTCGCTGATAATAAAGATAGAGTCAAGGACATCGAGAAGGAAATTGAGATGGAGACCAAGGAAAAGCGAAACAGAAGAGAAGAACAAGATGAAGAGCGAGAAGAAGATAGGCGTAGAGGTAGTGATAGATATAGGGAAGGAGATAGAGATAGAGATCGAGATAGACACAGAGGAGGTAGAGATAGAGATGGGAGGGAGAGGCGAAGGGAAAGGTATGATAGAGATGAGAGGCGCAGAGATACACAttataatgatgatgatgatgacagGGGAAGGCATACAGATCGATACAATAAGCATAAGAGAGATAGGTATGAAGACGATGGAGATGTTAAGGAAGATGGTGATGATAGGAGAGGTAATAGGGATCGGCAGAACGGCCAGAACCATTCGGATGAGCCCGAATTGTATCAGGTTTATAAGGGCAGGGTTTCGAGAGTGATGGACACCGGTTGTTTTGTTCAGTTGAATGATTTAAGAGGGAAGGAGGGTCTGGTTCACGTTTCACAGATGGCAACTAGGCGAATTAGCAATGCTAAGGATGTGGTGAAGAGGGATCAGGAAGTTTATGTGAAGGTGATTTCAATTTCAGGTCAGAAGTTGAGCCTTTCAATGAGGGATGTTGATCAACATACAGGGAAGGATTTGCTCCCCTTGAAGAAGAGCTCAGAGGATGATGCTCTTAGGACGAACCCATCTTTTTCAAAGGATGGACCTGTGACTAGGACTGGTCTTTCTGGGATTAGGATTGTGGAAGAGGATGATGTTGGCCCATCACGTCGGCCATTGAAGAGAATGAGCTCGCCAGAGAAGTGGGAAGCCAAACAGTTGATTGCCTCAGGTGTTTTGGGTGTTACAGAGTATCCTATGTATGATGAGGAAACCGATGGGATGCTTTATCAAGAAGAGGGAGCTGAGGAAGAGCTTGAGATTGAGCTCAATGAGGACGAGCCAGCCTTTTTAAATGGACAGAGCAGGTATTCTGTTGATATGTCACCTGTGAAAATCTTTAAGAATCCAGAAGGGTCACTGGGTCGTGCAGCTGCACTTCAGTCCGCACTCATTAAGGAGCGTAGAGAAGTGCGTGAGCAGCAGCAGAGAACCATGTTGGATTCTATCCCAAAGGATCTCAATCGTCCCTGGGAAGATCCAATGCCAGAGACTGGTGAGAGGCATCTTGCACAAGAACTTAGAGGTGTTGGTTTGTCAGCATATGATATGCCTGAGTGGAAGAAGGATGCTTTTGGGAAAACTATCAGTTTTGGGCAGAGGTCAAAACTCTCAATCCAGGAACAGAGGCAGAGCTTGCCTATCTACAAGCTGAAGAAAGAATTGATTGCAGCGGTGCATGAGAACCAAGTGCTTGTCGTCATTGGTGAGACTGGTTCGGGTAAGACAACACAGGTAACGCAGTATCTTGCAGAAGCGGGTTACACGACAATGGGTAAGATTGGTTGTACACAGCCACGTAGGGTGGCTGCTATGTCTGTGGCCAAGAGGGTTGCTGAAGAGTTTGGTTGTCGTTTAGGAGAGGAAGTCGGCTATGCAATTCGTTTTGAGGATTGCACTGGTCCAGACACTGTCATCAAGTACATGACTGATGGTATGCTTCTTAGGGAGATTTTGATTGATGAGAACCTTTCTCAGTATTCTGTGGTCATGCTTGATGAAGCTCATGAGAGGACAATCCACACAGATGTTCTTTTTGGACTACTGAAGAAGCTTGTGAAGCGGAGACCAGACCTTCGTTTGATTGTCACATCTGCTACCTTGGATGCGGAGAAGTTTTCCGGTTATTTCTTTAACTGTAACATCTTCACTATCCCTGGGAGAACTTTTCCTGTAGAGATACTCTACACTAAACAGCCGGAAAGCGACTACCTTGATGCATCTCTAATAACTGTTCTACAAATACACTTGACAGAACCTGAAGGTGACATCCTTCTTTTCTTGACTGGACAAGAAGAGATTGATTTTGCATGCCAGTCTCTTTATGAGAGGATGAAAGGTCTTGGTAAAAATGTCCCTGAGTTGATTATCCTACCAGTGTATAGTGCCCTTCCTAGTGAAATGCAGTCAAGGATATTTGATCCTGCCCCACCAGGTAAGAGGAAAGTAGTTGTGGCTACTAATATTGCTGAGGCATCACTGACCATTGATGGGATATTTTATGTCATTGATCCTGGTTTTGCAAAGCAAAATGTTTATAACCCAAAGCAGGGGCTAGATTCACTGGTCATAACTCCAATTTCCCAAGCATCAGCTAAGCAACGAGCTGGGCGTGCTGGGCGTACAGGCCCTGGGAAATGTTACCGCCTCTACACTGAGAGTGCATACCGCAATGAGATGTCCCCTACTTCAATTCCAGAAATCCAGAGGATAAATCTTGGGACTACTACACTTACGATGAAAGCTATGGGGATAAATGATCTCTTGTCTTTTGATTTTATGGATCCTCCTTCACCCCAAGCACTCATTTCTGCCATGGAACAATTGTACAGTTTAGGAGCACTGGATGAGGAGGGGCTGCTCACCAAATTGGGTAGGAAAATGGCTGAGTTTCCTCTGGATCCACCCTTGTCTAAGATGCTACTGGCCAGTGTGGACCTTGGATGCAGTGATGAGATCTTGACCATCATTGCAATGATTCAGACTGGTAATATTTTTTACAGGCCTAGGGAAAAACAAGCCCAGGCAGATCAGAAGAGAGCCAAGTTTTTCCAGCCAGAGGGAGATCATCTGACTTTACTTGCAGTCTATGAGGCATGGAAAGCTAAGAATTTTTCAGGGCCatggtgttttgagaattttgttCAGTCTCGATCCTTGAGGAGGGCACAGGATGTCAGAAAACAGCTTCTCAGCATCATGGACAA GTATAAACTAGATGTTGTCAGTGCTGGAAAGAATTTTACAAAGATCAGGAAGGCAATTACAGCAGGGTTTTTCTTCCACGGTGCTAGAAAGGACCCGCAGGAGGGTTATAGAACCCTAGTGGAGAACCAACCAGTTTATATACACCCAAGCAGCGCCCTCTTCCAGAGACAACCAGATTGGGTGATCTACCATGAGCTGGTTATGACCACAAAGGAGTACATGCGCGAGGTGACGGTTGTCGACCCCAAATGGCTTGTGGAACTGGCACCCAGGTTCTTCAAAGTGGCAGATCCCACCAAGATGAGCAAGCGCAAGCGTCAAGAACGTATTGAACCGCTATATGATAGATACCATGAACCTAACTCTTGGCGTCTTAGTAAGCGACGTGCTTGA